The sequence GGGGGAGGAGCCTGGGCGCGGCCAGATTCGGGGCGATCCTCGCCGCCACGCGCTGCTGCACGGTGGCGCCAGCCGATGCCAGCCGCTCCTTCTGCTCCTCGGCGACCTCCAGCGGATTACGCAGGTGCAGGCGGTCGTCGTTGGCTTTGCGGTTTGGCGACAGCCCCCTCGACGCCTCGCCTATGAGGAGCGCGAGCTCGTGCAGGCTTGTGCCCGGCAGCGAGTGTGCGACCGGGTCGACAGGTCGCCTCGCCGGTCGACGGTACGTCGTTCTCCTGCTCCCGGAGGACTTTCTGCTGGGTCGGGATCGTGTTGTCGCCAAAGGGGTCGCCTCCTGGCACGTCGGGTGGATCGTCCCGCGTCGCTCGCGGCGTCCGAGCCGAACGTACGTTCGAGAAGCGTAGCCGGGATGGCGAGGCTACGCGAAGAAAGACCTCTCACTCGTCCACTCTGAGGTATTCGAGTACGGTTCGTGGTTCGATCCGAGGCTGGCGGCGGGCCGGCGCCGCCACCAGGGGAGTCGACGTTGGGAGCTACCGGCTTAGACCCGACGCAGATCCCACCCAGGCGCCGCTCAAACCCCACGCAGATCCCGCTCGGCCTCGCTCAGACCCCACGCGGATCCCACTCGGGCCTCGCTCAGACCCGGCTCGGGCCAAACTTTGGCCCCGCTCAGGCAGCGGCTCCCTCGGTCGGCTCCGGTGTCCCGGCGCGGCCCAGGGTGAAGTAGAAGACCGCTCCCCCGTCGACCTCCCCCTTGGCCCAGATCTCGCCGTCGTGACGCTCGATGATCCGCTTCACCGTCGTTAGCCCGATGCCCGTGCCTTCGAACTGATTCGGTGAGTGCAGTCGCTGGAAGGGCCGGAACAGCTTCGCCGCGAACGCCATATCGAAGCCGGCGCCGTTGTCCCGAACGAAGAACACGTTCTCGCCCTCCCGTCGTTCGGCGCCGAACTCTATCCTCGGCTGCTCCTTGTGGACCGTGAACTTCCAGCTGTTGCTGAGCAGGTTCTCCATCACGATCTCGAGGAGCTGAGGATCGCCGGTGGCGACGAGGCCGGGCTGGATCACCGCCTGCACACTCCGTTCCGGGTGGCGTTCGCTCAACTCCCGCATCAGGCCGGCTGCCAGCTCGCTCAGGTCGACCCGCTCACGCTTCACCTCACTCTTGGCGATTCGGGACAGGTCGAGCAGGTCGTCGATGAGGTTGCCCATCCGACCGGCAGCACGTCTGATCCGCAGCAGGTAGTCGTTGGCAGAGGGGCCCAGCCGGGCGGCGTAGTCGTCGAGGAGCAGTTGGCTGAAGCCGTCGATGCCGCGCAGCGGCGCGCGAAGGTCGTGGGAGACCGAGTAGACGAACGACTCGAGCTCCTCCGTCGACTTCTCGAGTTGGGCGGTACGCAGCGCGACTCGCTGCTCGAGCTCGGTGTTCAGCTCCTTCAGCTCCAGCTGGGCACGGCGGCGTTCGACGAACTGGCCCACCTGAACGGCGGTCGACTTCATGAGGTTGAGGAGCGCAGGGTCCGGTTCGCGGATCTCGGGGCTGTAGAACTCCATCACGCCCACGAGTTCCGAAGACATCCGGATCGGGAAGGCGATAACCGCGTGAAGGCCCGCTTCCCTGGCGAAGGAGCGCCGGGGGAAGTTGTCGTCCAGGTCGAGGTCGGTTAGCCAGGTCGGCTGCTCATCGGCGGCTACCCGGCCGGGAACCCCTATGCCCGGCGCCATCGGCTTCGCCTGCGTCGCCCTCAGGAAGCTGTCGACGTCGAGGGCCTGGTCGCACCAGTAGCTCCTCGCGATCAGGTTGCCCTCTTCGTCCGGCCTCCAGAAGATCCCCACCTGCCAGTCGAGACAGTTGCAGATCGTGTGAAGGATATCTGCCGCCACCTGTTCGAGGTCGTCTCCGGTGGCCAGTATCCGCGCGATCGCGTACTGCGCCTCCCAACGTCGTTCGGTGCGCCTGCGCTCGCTCACGTCTCTGATTACGCCGGTGAAGATGTGACGCCCGTTCTCGATGGTCTCGCCGAAGCTCACCTCGAGCGGCACCTCGTGACCGTTGCGATGCAGGCCCTGCAGTTCCGTGCCACCCCAGTGCAGATGCTTCTCGCCGGTGGCCAGGTAGCGCTCGAGCGCCGCCTCATGGAGGTGGCGCAGGTAGTCGGGCATGAGCAAGGTCAGGTTCTTGCCTACGAGCCATCCAGGCTCGTAACCGAAGATCAGCTCGACCGACGGGTTGGCGAAGAGGATGGTGCTCTCTTCGTCGATGATCACGATCCCGTCATGGGCACTCAGTGCTACGACGCGGAAGAGGGCATCCTGAGAACCCGACTCGATGTAGCTGCGTTCTTCACCGGTGCTGCCCTGCATCCAAATCAAAATAACCTTCCTGGATGAGCCGGCGGTTCAGGTTCACCACAGACCCGGTGATGTCGTCACGCCCTCTGACCGACCCGTCACGCCCCGGTATCGTCCGGCATGAAGGTTCCTCTGTCCGTTCTCGACCTGGTGCCGGTGCCCGCGGGCAGTTCGGCCGGCAGGGCGTTCCGAAACAGCATCGAACTGGCGAAGCTGGCAGACGAGTTGGGCTACGTCCGCTACTGGGTAGCCGAGCACCACAACACCGAGAGCTTCGCGAGTTCGGCGACGGAGATAATCATTGGCCTCCTGGCCCGCGAGACCGACCGGATCCGCGTCGGTTCCGGCGGCATCATGCTGCCGAACCACTCGCCGCTTAAGGTCGCAGAGAACTTCCTGACGCTCGAGGCGCTCTATCCCGGGCGAATCGACCTCGGGCTGGGTCGCGCGCCGGGAACCGACCAGCTGACCGCGCTGGCCCTGCGCCGGTCTGCCGAACTGCTCGGTGCCGAGGACTTCCCGCAGCAGATCGAAGCGATCAGGGCGCACGCGGGGGAAGCCTCCTTCCCGGAAGGCCATCCACTGAACAAGGTCAAGGCGGGACCGGCCGGGGTGCCCTTGCCGCCGATTTGGCTGCTCGGTTCGAGCACCTTCGGGGCGCAGCTTGCGGCCAGGCTGGGCCGAGGCTACGCCTTCGCCTTCCACTTCAGCCCCGATCATGCGGTACCGGCCATGCGCCTCTACCGGGAGGGGTTCAGGCCGTCGGAGCATCTCGAGCAGCCTCACGCGATCCTCGGGGTCTCGGTCGTATGCGCTTCGACGGAGGAGCGGGCCGATGAACTAGCCCGCACCCACGACCTGCTGTGGCTGCGCATCAGGCGCGGCGAGCGGGGCCCGCTGCCCACTCCGGAAGAGGCTGCCGCCTATCGGTTCTCGGCAGAGGAACTGCAACTCGTGGAAGCGTCGCGGCGGATGCTGGTTTGGGGCTCACCGGAGCAGGTTCGCGAGCGGTTGCTCGAACTGGCGCGCGAGCTGCAGGCCAACGAGTTGATGATCACCTCGCACATCGCCTCGCACGAGGACCGTCTCGAGTCGTACCGGTTGCTGGCCCAGACGTTCGCCGGGGAGCCGGCCGACTGACGGGACCTCAGCCCGGTCCGCGGTCCCTGTCGATACGCAGCCGGTTGTGTACGTCACGAACGCCCGCGACCGACTCGGCAGCATCCTCTGCCAACCGCTTGGCCCGGCGGCTGTCGACCGTGCCCTCGAGGGTGACCTCGCCATCTTCGGCGGTCACCCTGATCCGCGTGGCGTCCACGTGGCCGTGGCGGGTGAGCCGCTCGCTCACGTCCTCCACGATCCGCTCGTTCGACCGCTGGTAGCCTTCCGGGCCGCGCCCCGCGTGGGGTCCGCCGGCGTAATCGGCGACGTCGTCGTCGAGCACCAGTCCTTCGCCCACCCGATGTAGATCGGAGTCGTAGTCGGAGGTGAAGTCGGGGCCGAAGCCGCGGCCGAACCCGCTGTAGCCGCGGTTGTAGAAGTCACCGGGGAAGTAGCCGCTGCGGTAGCGGCCGAAGTTGCGGTCGGCCGCCCGGCCGGAGCCGGCCCAGCCGTACCGGTAGCCAGGATCCCAGCCGCGCTCGTAATGGTCGTAGGGGTCTTCTCGGCGGCGCCTGCCGCGCTCGCGTTCGTCCATTCGACGGCGCCGTTCTGCCTCTTCGTCGCCGAACCAGGAGCGCATCTCGTCGCCGGCTCGATCGAAGGGGCCGCGATCGCGATCACGCACGTTCTGCCGGCGGTGCTCGCGCCGTTCCCTCTCGTAGCGCTCGCGGCGGTTGCGGTCGTCATCCCAAGCCATATCGGCTCCCCCTTCCTGCTGGCGGCCACGTGTGGCCCTCGGAGTCGGCCGGATCGGCCTCCCCCTCGTCTGCAAGCTAAAGCACCGGTTCCACAGGCTTCATCAAGCCAGCGCACACTATCCGACGATGGCGCCGCCGCGCTTCGTAGCCAGGAAGCGCCCGGGAGGCCGCAGGTGCCATCAGATAACTACCCTGGATCGCTCCAAGCTAACGCAATACTTGGGGACCCTACCCGACGACGTCGTCGCTGCGATCGCTTACGGGGTCAAGGTTGCGTTGGACCTGACTTGAGGCCGACAGCCAACGGACGAGTCGACCTGCTCACGCACCTGCACTGCTAGTTCTTTGCAAGCGTTCATGGGGGTCCAGGTCGTGTAACGCCTGTATAACGCCCCCCGCACGACGATGGCCCTCGTGCCCAAGCCGAAATCGATCCCCCGCCCGGTCCGGCTGCTCGGACGCTCGGCCCTCATCGCGATGCTCCTCTGCCTGCTGGCGAGCGCAGCTGCCCAGATGTTCGACGGCACCTTCTCTGCGATGGGCCGCTACGGGCTCGTGAAGCTCGTCCTCAAACAGGACGGCTCGAGCCTGAAGGGCGTGCTCAACGGCAACGACCTCACCTTCGAACTACAGGGGGAGGTTGCTGCCGACGACCCCGGCTTCGCCTTCGGGACGGTCCTGGTGCCGGAAGGCGATCAGTTCTTCGAGGCGTACACCGACGGCCAACACCTGGAGCTCTACATAATCGCCCCCCTGCCCGACGGCACGCCCGACCCGAACAACGTCTCGTTGCTGGAGTTCGACCTCGCCGGCTCCACGCCTACCACGGAGGCGGCCGTCCACTCTCCCTCGACCCCCTCTCCTCCCGCCCCGGCCGCGCCGAACCCCGAACCCCCCGCGGCCGGGGGCGGGAATCCCCTCGT comes from Trueperaceae bacterium and encodes:
- a CDS encoding PAS domain S-box protein, with product MQGSTGEERSYIESGSQDALFRVVALSAHDGIVIIDEESTILFANPSVELIFGYEPGWLVGKNLTLLMPDYLRHLHEAALERYLATGEKHLHWGGTELQGLHRNGHEVPLEVSFGETIENGRHIFTGVIRDVSERRRTERRWEAQYAIARILATGDDLEQVAADILHTICNCLDWQVGIFWRPDEEGNLIARSYWCDQALDVDSFLRATQAKPMAPGIGVPGRVAADEQPTWLTDLDLDDNFPRRSFAREAGLHAVIAFPIRMSSELVGVMEFYSPEIREPDPALLNLMKSTAVQVGQFVERRRAQLELKELNTELEQRVALRTAQLEKSTEELESFVYSVSHDLRAPLRGIDGFSQLLLDDYAARLGPSANDYLLRIRRAAGRMGNLIDDLLDLSRIAKSEVKRERVDLSELAAGLMRELSERHPERSVQAVIQPGLVATGDPQLLEIVMENLLSNSWKFTVHKEQPRIEFGAERREGENVFFVRDNGAGFDMAFAAKLFRPFQRLHSPNQFEGTGIGLTTVKRIIERHDGEIWAKGEVDGGAVFYFTLGRAGTPEPTEGAAA
- a CDS encoding LLM class flavin-dependent oxidoreductase; its protein translation is MKVPLSVLDLVPVPAGSSAGRAFRNSIELAKLADELGYVRYWVAEHHNTESFASSATEIIIGLLARETDRIRVGSGGIMLPNHSPLKVAENFLTLEALYPGRIDLGLGRAPGTDQLTALALRRSAELLGAEDFPQQIEAIRAHAGEASFPEGHPLNKVKAGPAGVPLPPIWLLGSSTFGAQLAARLGRGYAFAFHFSPDHAVPAMRLYREGFRPSEHLEQPHAILGVSVVCASTEERADELARTHDLLWLRIRRGERGPLPTPEEAAAYRFSAEELQLVEASRRMLVWGSPEQVRERLLELARELQANELMITSHIASHEDRLESYRLLAQTFAGEPAD
- a CDS encoding BON domain-containing protein; the protein is MAWDDDRNRRERYERERREHRRQNVRDRDRGPFDRAGDEMRSWFGDEEAERRRRMDERERGRRRREDPYDHYERGWDPGYRYGWAGSGRAADRNFGRYRSGYFPGDFYNRGYSGFGRGFGPDFTSDYDSDLHRVGEGLVLDDDVADYAGGPHAGRGPEGYQRSNERIVEDVSERLTRHGHVDATRIRVTAEDGEVTLEGTVDSRRAKRLAEDAAESVAGVRDVHNRLRIDRDRGPG